The following proteins are encoded in a genomic region of Doryrhamphus excisus isolate RoL2022-K1 chromosome 6, RoL_Dexc_1.0, whole genome shotgun sequence:
- the LOC131131308 gene encoding general transcription factor II-I repeat domain-containing protein 2, whose translation MASVNKKRKVDREGRRFQDKWKFEYFFTEIRNNCVCLICQETVAVFKEFNIKRHYQTKHASYDKLTGNERGEKVKQLEAVLTAQQSFFTRVRESNENATKASYEVATLIAKHCKPFTEGEFIKDCVMKMVEKICPAKKQEFANICLARNTVVRRIEDVSLDIKRQLEAKGTEFDFFSLACDESTDASDTAQLLIFLRGVDNDMNVSEELLDLQSLKGQTRGTDLFVSVCSTVDDMKLQWNKVTGIITDGAPAMAGERSGLSSLVCNKVSEEGGSAIKLHCIIHQEVLCAKYMKYDNVMKPVIKTINYIRSKALCHRQFQQFLLDIQAEYGDVLYHTDVRWLSRGSALQRFFSLREEIGQFLTKKGQPMPQLNDPVWLADLGFLVDITQHLNALNTSLQGQNAVVSQLYSHIKAFRTKLLLFQRHLSQAQPNTAHFPSLQEIVTSFPQINISAQMTKYAADISSLVEEFQQRFRDFAAIEKEITLFSSPFSVDPDDAPDHLQLELIELQCDAEHRSRHQQLPLVNFYRQLDEGRFQAIRTFAKKMLSLFGSTYMCEKTFSVMNINKSRMRTRLSDSHLRDVLRIKTTALEPDMDYILQSRSQYHPSH comes from the coding sequence ATGGCGtctgtaaacaaaaaaaggaaagttgACCGCGAGGGCCGCCGCTTCCAGGACAAGTGGAAATTTGAGTATTTTTTCACTGAAATACGAAACAACTGTGTCTGCCTAATTTGCCAAGAGACTGTGGCTGTTTTCAAGGAATTCAACATCAAGAGGCACTACCAGACGAAACATGCTAGCTACGACAAGCTAACTGGGAACGAACGCGGTGAAAAAGTGAAGCAACTGGAAGCTGTTTTAACGGCACAGCAAAGCTTTTTCACAAGAGTCCGTGAGTCAAATGAAAATGCCACAAAGGCAAGCTACGAAGTGGCAACGCTGATTGCAAAGCACTGCAAACCTTTCACTGAGGGTGAATTTATTAAAGACTGTGTAATGAAAATGGTTGAGAAAATTTGTCCCGCGAAGAAGCAAGAGTTTGCCAATATTTGCCTGGCTCGTAATACTGTGGTACGGAGAATTGAAGACGTTTCATTAGATATTAAGAGACAGTTAGAGGCAAAAGGAACTGAGtttgactttttctcgttaGCGTGCGATGAAAGCACGGATGCGTCCGACACCGCTCAGTTACTGATCTTTTTAAGAGGAGTGGACAATGACATGAACGTGAGTGAAGAGCTTCTGGACCTCCAGAGTCTGAAGGGCCAAACAAGAGGAACGGATTTATTTGTTTCTGTTTGTTCCACCGTAGATGACATGAAACTACAGTGGAATAAAGTCACCGGGATTATTACGGACGGCGCACCTGCCATGGCTGGCGAGCGGAGTGGATTATCAAGCCTTGTCTGTAACAAAGTCAGCGAAGAAGGAGGCAGCGCTATTAAACTCCACTGTATTATTCATCAAGAAGTTCTCTGTgccaaatatatgaaatatgataatGTTATGAAACCGGTGATAAAGACTATTAATTATATTCGCTCCAAAGCGCTGTGCCACCGCCAGTTTCAACAGTTTCTTCTCGACATCCAGGCTGAATACGGAGATGTTTTGTATCACACCGACGTAAGGTGGCTCAGTCGGGGGTCTGCGCTGCAGCGCTTCTTCTCTCTCAGGGAGGAAATTGGACAATTCTTGACTAAAAAGGGACAACCCATGCCACAATTAAATGATCCTGTTTGGCTGGCTGATTTGGGATTTTTAGTTGACATAACGCAACATCTGAATGCGCTGAACACAAGCCTCCAAGGGCAAAATGCAGTGGTAAGCCAACTGTATTCACACATCAAAGCCTTTCGGACCAAGCTGCTACTTTTCCAAAGACACCTGTCACAGGCGCAGCCCAATACCGCACATTTCCCGTCGCTGCAGGAAATTGTGACCAGTTTCCCACAGATCAATATCAGTGCGCAAATGACAAAGTATGCAGCAGACATCTCATCTCTGGTTGAGGAGTTTCAGCAGCGCTTTCGGGACTTTGCAGCTATTGAAAAGGAGATCACGCTTTTTTCCTCTCCTTTCTCCGTGGACCCTGATGACGCTCCAGACCACCTGCAACTGGAGCTCATTGAGCTGCAGTGTGACGCCGAGCATCGCAGTCGGCACCAACAGCTCCCTCTTGTCAACTTCTACCGCCAGCTGGATGAAGGCAGGTTCCAAGCAATTCGGACATTTGCTAAGAAAATGCTGAGCTTGTTTGGCTCCACATACATGTGCGAGAAGACATTCTCCGTTATGAACATTAACAAGAGCCGCATGAGGACGAGACTGAGTGACTCTCACCTGCGTGACGTCTTGCGCATCAAAACCACTGCTCTTGAGCCAGACATGGACTACATACTGCAGTCAAGATCCCAGTATCACCCTTCACATTAG